From the genome of Malus sylvestris chromosome 6, drMalSylv7.2, whole genome shotgun sequence, one region includes:
- the LOC126626557 gene encoding probable methyltransferase PMT18: MARDYSGGSPKHHHIESKKKRLTWIFGVSALCIVCYMLGAWQTTSAPVNQSELYQRVGCDETPSQSGNKTSSSVSSSSSSLHLDFESHHQVDINKTEAVQKFPPCDMSYSEYTPCQDATRGRKFDRSMLKYRERHCPTKEEQLLCLIPAPPKYKTPFKWPQSRDFAWYDNIPHRELSIEKAVQNWIQVEGDRFRFPGGGTGFPRGADAYIDEMNALIPLTKGNIRTAIDTGCGVASWGAYLLKRDILTMSFAPRDTHAAQVQFALERGVPAMIGVMASKRLPYPARAFDMAHCSRCLIPWTNYDGMYLIEVDRVLRPGGYWILSGPPIHWKKHWRGWERTQQDLKQEQDSIESLAKRLCWKKVIEKNDLAIWQKPINHVECIKNRKVYKTPHICKSDNPDMAWEREMESCISPLPETSNPNDVAGGALEKWPQRAFAIPPRISSGSIPGITADKLREDNQLWKERVDHYKRIIPISKGRYRNVMDMNAYLGGFAAALSKYPVWVMNTVPANSNQDTLGVIYERGFIGHYQDWCEALSTYPRTYDFIHAGGVFSIYQDRCDITLILLEMDRILRPEGTVVFRDTVEILVKVKAITDGMRWKSQILDHESGPFNPEKILLAVKTYWTGEEKKGS; this comes from the exons ATGGCCAGGGATTATAGTGGTGGATCGCCAAAGCATCACCACATAGAATCCAAGAAGAAGAGGCTCACTTGGATCTTCGGTGTTAGTGCGCTCTGCATAGTATGTTACATGTTAGGAGCTTGGCAAACCACTTCTGCCCCTGTCAATCAATCTGAGCTCTACCAAAGGGTTGGTTGTGATGAAACGCCATCTCAATCCGGGAACAAAACTTCCTCATCCgtgtcatcatcatcatcatcgctTCACTTGGACTTCGAAAGCCATCATCAAGTGGACATCAACAAAACTGAGGCTGTCCAGAAGTTCCCACCGTGTGACATGTCCTACAGCGAGTATACTCCATGCCAGGATGCAACAAGGGGGAGGAAATTCGACAGGAGCATGTTAAAATACAGAGAGAGGCATTGCCCTACCAAAGAAGAACAACTTCTTTGCCTTATTCCTGCTCCACCAAAGTACAAGACCCCTTTCAAGTGGCCTCAGAGTCGTGATTTTGCTTGGTATGACAACATTCCCCATAGAGAACTCAGCATTGAGAAAGCTGTCCAAAATTGGATTCAAGTCGAGGGTGACAGGTTTAGATTCCCCGGGGGAGGTACCGGGTTTCCAAGGGGAGCTGATGCATACATAGATGAAATGAACGCGCTCATTCCTCTCACTAAGGGCAACATCAGAACTGCAATTGATACTGGCTGTGGT GTAGCCAGTTGGGGTGCTTACCTGTTGAAGAGGGACATCTTGACAATGTCTTTTGCGCCAAGAGATACGCATGCAGCGCAGGTCCAGTTTGCATTGGAGCGTGGAGTTCCTGCTATGATTGGTGTCATGGCTTCGAAGAGGCTTCCCTACCCTGCAAGGGCTTTCGATATGGCTCACTGTTCCCGCTGCTTGATCCCTTGGACGAACTATG ATGGTATGTATCTAATTGAAGTGGACAGAGTTCTAAGGCCTGGTGGTTATTGGATTCTTTCCGGGCCGCCTATTCACTGGAAAAAACACTGGAGAGGATGGGAGAGAACTCAACAGGATTTGAAACAAGAGCAAGATTCTATTGAGTCTCTTGCAAAGCGCCTGTGCTGGAAGAAGGTGATCGAGAAGAACGATCTTGCAATCTGGCAAAAACCTATCAATCACGTCGAATGCATTAAGAACAGGAAGGTGTATAAAACACCACATATATGCAAATCAGACAATCCAGATATGGCTTG GGAAAGAGAAATGGAGAGTTGCATTTCTCCTCTACCGGAGACGAGCAATCCCAATGATGTTGCTGGTGGGGCGTTGGAGAAGTGGCCTCAGCGTGCATTTGCTATCCCGCCTAGAATCAGCAGTGGTTCAATACCAGGAATCACTGCTGATAAACTCCGCGAGGATAATCAACTGTGGAAGGAAAGGGTGGACCATTACAAGCGGATCATACCAATTTCCAAGGGAAGGTATAGGAATGTGATGGACATGAATGCTTACCTCGGTGGATTTGCTGCAGCATTGTCAAAATATCCGGTGTGGGTTATGAACACAGTCCCTGCCAACTCAAACCAGGACACTCTTGGAGTGATTTACGAACGGGGTTTCATTGGACATTACCAGGATTGGTGCGAGGCATTGTCCACATATCCCAGAACATACGATTTCATCCACGCTGGGGGAGTCTTCAGCATATACCAGGACAG GTGTGACATAACACTCATTTTACTGGAGATGGATAGGATTCTGAGGCCGGAAGGAACTGTTGTGTTTAGGGATACTGTAGAGATCCTGGTGAAAGTAAAGGCGATTACCGACGGAATGAGATGGAAGAGCCAGATTCTGGATCATGAAAGTGGACCTTTTAATCCAGAGAAAATTCTTCTTGCAGTGAAAACTTACTGGActggtgaagaaaaaaaaggaagctaG